The bacterium genome includes a region encoding these proteins:
- a CDS encoding PorV/PorQ family protein: MVFRNKYISGFLFLTLLTHVAPTDSMQAQTSEAGVLFLLIPPGARHNGMGQTGVSTVKDANAIYWNPGALSFISTPEQPRDVQFMHVEWLPGFNLNDMFYDYASMSWYLPEIGVVGLNFTFFNLGEQDITDEIGEKLGTLNSFDMAIAASYSTKLAEDIGVGGNIKFIYSRLSNLRIKNTGENEKGIGSSVALDIGIMKKNLWVKDLTFGASIANIGPRIAYVDQDQADVLPTNLRIGFTYPVYKSEFNNVHATYEINRLIVRGRKNGSDDLSKALFTTWGDNGWHRIGHNIGVEYTYSDFLSLRTGTALDVAGKVYDLNFGAGIKYSMIRLDFAYTTKLAGEFNPRDGSQFYSIGLNF, translated from the coding sequence ATGGTATTTCGTAATAAGTATATATCGGGTTTTTTGTTTCTAACGTTGCTCACGCATGTAGCACCAACCGATTCGATGCAGGCTCAAACCAGTGAAGCAGGCGTCTTATTTTTATTGATTCCCCCTGGCGCACGCCACAATGGTATGGGCCAGACGGGTGTATCGACCGTCAAAGACGCCAATGCAATTTATTGGAATCCAGGCGCATTATCATTTATTTCGACGCCGGAACAGCCACGTGACGTTCAATTCATGCATGTTGAATGGCTCCCGGGATTCAATCTCAACGACATGTTTTACGACTATGCATCAATGTCTTGGTATCTTCCTGAAATCGGCGTTGTCGGTTTGAATTTTACGTTTTTCAATCTTGGAGAACAAGATATCACTGACGAAATTGGTGAAAAACTTGGAACGCTGAATAGTTTTGATATGGCCATTGCCGCTTCGTATTCGACAAAATTAGCGGAAGATATCGGTGTCGGCGGTAATATTAAATTCATATATAGCCGTCTGTCGAATCTAAGAATTAAAAATACAGGTGAAAATGAAAAGGGTATCGGTAGTTCCGTAGCACTCGATATCGGTATAATGAAGAAAAACCTGTGGGTCAAAGATTTGACATTCGGCGCCAGTATTGCCAATATCGGTCCCCGCATTGCCTACGTTGATCAGGACCAAGCCGATGTACTTCCAACTAATCTACGAATCGGCTTCACCTATCCGGTTTACAAATCTGAATTCAATAACGTTCATGCTACCTATGAAATCAACCGCTTGATTGTGCGCGGCCGCAAAAACGGATCGGACGACCTTTCAAAAGCATTGTTTACTACATGGGGTGATAACGGCTGGCATCGAATCGGACACAATATTGGTGTGGAATACACTTATTCTGATTTTCTTTCTTTACGTACGGGCACCGCGCTTGATGTCGCCGGTAAAGTCTATGATCTTAATTTCGGCGCCGGTATTAAGTATTCAATGATTCGGCTCGATTTCGCTTACACAACCAAGTTAGCCGGAGAATTTAATCCGCGTGATGGCTCACAATTTTACAGCATCGGATTGAATTTTTGA